The following DNA comes from Miscanthus floridulus cultivar M001 chromosome 5, ASM1932011v1, whole genome shotgun sequence.
TGCACTAtttggcttatatctctaatCTTAGATAAcccaaaatcatgagaaaattcaggacaatagtagacttcaatatcctTCTCTGAGCGTAAGAATCATCCTAATAGCTGTTTTGGTTATGGAAATACAAAAATCACAAGGTGATGCAtttgtgctgtttggaatctggagtagtttctgttgtgcactattttcgactaagttaactgtagaatttggaaaagtgttatataaggaagttgtggagcatTTGATAAGGTTTCCAACGGTATAATATACaatatcattggattaacagaatgagagttacagctgttttactacGCTGCTGTTTTCCatctcgcgaggaatttcaggtttcttgttcttgcccatacacaagagtatcattgggatgtcagaacatcttgatactagttagctcatctagaagaaggtgcaagctacccttcttgtgtcccctactttatcttttcttaaggggggtagccaagctaaaGAAGTTGCAAGACGAAGGTTTCATATGTTCTGGAGTTTCACTTGGAAGTATAGGTTTTGCCTCTGGATGAGAGATCATCATCCAACATAGATGGATAAATTTGTTGGGTCATCTACAAGTAACTGATGTATTCCTCAAGAATTGACCTTCTCTTCGAGCTATTATCAATTGGGAGTTtaatcttcaacatacctaggaTAGGTTGGTATGGATGACGTAGGAAGGAGATATTGGACATTTACAGTTGATTCAATGGAGACTCAGAACATCTCATTGATTTACCAAGTTAGAAAGTGAGTTTTGGTTCAAGGGAAGTTATCCGAGATCCTCAAGATATTGGTAGAGCTGCTGGAGAAGTTTTAAGTTAGTTGGATCAaaagacctcagctaagtgtttgaaggagtctaagaagtggttgaagtaaaacctatgtattagctttgctagatccggacgagagcttcatatctacaatgatgcaccttgtcaaggtgtgggatgtgtctttATATGAGAGGAAAGGTAGTGGCTTGTTTATTAAGTCAGCTAAGGAAGCGTAAGTtaaactacctaacatgttatctagagttatccattgtgaagcatAGAAGTAATATCTCCTTGGAAGAAAAAGTGACGTATAGGAGGGTCACAAGAACCTATAGGACATCTTGATTAAGTTAGTCTTGAGCTTGTATTATCCTCGTTGGAAtaagattgattatgacttggaaaagtgctattacTTTAAGGAGCAAAgacatggccgatgcccttagcaacgaagAGTTGTGCTaggaaggttcgggtgacaccaaggactaagaattataTTCCAAGTTTGTGCAACCTGACCAAAACCATTAATATTTTGaggattggtggtagattctccttCTGGTCAAGGGATTCGTAAGGTTTCATTataaggtggatattttaagaaaaagaattgatattatggGCAAAAAatgaaaggtggcctagtgattggagttacctgagtattgtttggagtatctgtcaaaatcttgaaatcattttggtaagttatttggagtaaggtcaacaggtatgcaaagtaaagtgacaTCATTATTAAGACAATGaaactacacgaggaagtaaagaagagtctaaagacggagtatccctatctccaagtcgacgtcttccgaatctcggggacgagattcatcttaaggggggtagaattgtaacatcctaaaatttgcctcttttgaaaataggtttaaaatgatttatttctaatttttgtgctcataaaatataggaaaacaaaatttttcattaaattaaaattcatcataaggtttagcaacatgtttgtgcttacatgcccttgcatttgatgtatttgattgagtggttttgattgaaaattcaaagtggtttaaattgcttttgcaaaagaaattaaaaatggttttgaaataaaagaaaataaaatttgaaaataatagagtttaaaaagttgtaaaatttatttttgggagcATACCAAagtttctcatttttatttgtattaaaaagtgtattttaaactctatttgaatttgatttggttcaaaattgaatttggttttgaaaataaaatagcAAAGAAATTCTTTCCCCTTCCCCTGCTTTCGGCCCTGATGGCCTGCCTCGCTCGCGGTCTGTTCCCGTCTGCGTGGTCGTTTCCACGCTGGCCCAGTTCGGCTTACCCTTCCCGCGCGGCCTGCTTCCTCCCTCCGCGGCCCAGCTTCATGGCTACAAGGCCCACCGCGAGTCCCTTCTCTCTCCACCCCGCTGACGCGCTAGGCCCGCCCGTTAGGGGTTCTTCTTCCTTGCGCCATGTCCACCTCAAGCACGACCACGCCGATGTCGTCCGTGTCTAGCTCCACTACGCCACGTGTGCCGTGCCGCCCATGCCTTCGTGCCCCTTAAATGCCGCCCGAGCCTACGCCGCCTCCCTACTCTGCCTCAAAGCAAGTTTTTGCCTTTGCTCGAGCCCACAACCGCCATTGCCTAAGCGCCGCCGTTGCCATCTGTTTTGCCGAGCGCCGTGCCGCCCTCCGTCGCTTCCCCGTCGGTCCTTTCGGTTTCGGTGAGTTCCCCATCCGCTTCTCTCTCTCCCCGTGTCTCCGATTCGTCAAACCGTGCTCTGTAGGCCAAAAACCGAGAGCTCCGGCTatggcgccgccgccgtctgtgtcaccgccggcgacctcATCTCCCCCAACCAATCACAGCTGTTCGATTCGAAATCAAGAGTCCAGATTAGAACGTACCCCTTCGTTGGCTCTTTTGCAAAAATCCCCTTACAATTATTTGAATCTTAACCCATggtccaaagcgcaatcacaGATTATGTTTTCTTCTTGGGAAAGCGTAGTtgcttcggtttagatccaaaatacgttttcacttacttacagatttgccactgattttgttttagccataacttctctgttttaactccgatttgatccgttcaacttgtattaggttcataatttcataatctacatgttcatactactgttagatatgttttcaacttttaacattcaaggttagatttaatctattattttaataaaggaaatcttgtttttTTAATATCTTCtgtgttttagctccgttttgacccattcaagttgcgttagattcatagcaatgagatctacgcattagtaatagtggttaccttgtcactatttctggaatttcatagtttaaactctaatttgaataataattatgtaactggattttatagataaaatatgatttgttttatgtTAGTTTgataatttgcatctaaatttgacttaattcaatttatataagcttttatatagttaaaataaatgaagcctgtaGTTTtgttttccacgtataaagcagaTCTATTGGTAGATTATCTTTTTCACCGAAGCTccaattagcgtgcttttcgggTCTGTGTGTTCGTACTGAGACGTATAttcattttataagcttttcatcttgattttatgtttggcaTACTATTccaatttagatctattattttcttcatgtatgattgcatggatgcttgtgtggtgctttatgatcttgtccagtcggtgagttatacgtggtgaatcaagaagcagatctttgtagttttggacttgaagaaggatctaagtttaaggcaagtataacatgggatctttctagttgtcctatacacctttaatcatttaatttatgctgcatgtgtctaccttgactgccactatggatctcctagtactttgttaccttgtaccttgatacctatgggtattgcattgggtagtatgatgctagcgctcaattaaagaccaggatcttgtaacttgactaatggtatatgaaataaacactaaaagatgtttttagcaacatggaacaagggggctagagcattgggctattttatggtgctctagattcctcgctctaaggacttatctgttagTGATCATctgagacttatagtacaactatgagggctatatggctctggctttagctcagtataaggacattttctagcttgttagaggttacctttattggtgtaagaatgtcttgatgaatcgggtatgtgatagcctctactcttatgtgtatagccatgagagaattgtgccatttgatagagggttcctatatctatttgccgagtgaatctaatggccctaacttgttagatcaatctttgaaaggcttcatagtgaaccctgccgaccttccttggtagtggattAAGAGGCTCATGActtcgggtgaaagggtaaatcacgactcacagtgaaaatatacaacctctgcagagtgtaaaactggtatatcagccgtgctcacagtcacgagcggccttggaacccttacggaatagatgatgaacactaatgatatagatgatgaagatgcacactaatggttaattgtttatgctatttattattcatgtttatctgatcatgtgtttatgggcttgtgataaacttgttgctactcctttgctaaaattgtaacaattaaaagctaatcatagttaaactaGTATcattcttttgagcctcatgaattccatgatatatttgttgagtacgacatgtacttacgcttgttttatttttcaattatttggataaaaatcctgggtgggtaccagattgctagtgtttggaggaattaggcttgtggtcaaccagtcagttgtcacAAGTTCTATGTCAATACACATCACGGGAGGCATGATCTAGAAAGAGGGGCTAACCTATGTGTCAAAACACTATatacggtaagtgtaacttactttagtactccattatgtTGGTGTCGAAAGCGttacttaacatttttatatgcgAAACACACAGTACCCTAAGCAGAAGTCAGATGACAACTTCttggagctcgtcggcgacctttgcgcCTTCATATTGGACCAAATTATACACGTAAGAGGCATTTATCATGACTGAAAATCCGAGTTAGGAAGgcatcctcagtaccaacatcttcgtgagacggaaaggctagctctaggccgttgataacaatgtgtatggaatgtgACATTGGTCTTATCTTGTGTAACGGTTTGAAATTGTGGAATGGATTGGACTTGTAAATTATGTCTATGTAATgatgaattatatatgttcttgTGAATTGGAAATGTTAGTTTATATAATATTCTTGTACCTGTGGATACAATgtttgaattatatatgcatatatgtatatatgttcgGGCcagatttgaattttttttagcagaaaaatgtactgtaggggcggttcagtttGAGTTTTTTTGGTAGGAAAATATACTGTATGGGCGGTTCTATAAATCGAAATTATAGGGGTGGTTGGTGTTAtcaccgcccctacaaatcgtttttgtagaggcggctggtgtcaccggccgcccctacaaatgtatttgcaCCAGCCACCTCAACAAATCGATTTATTGGGGCGGCTTGGGGATGGCTTGAAAATCGCCCCTACAAACCCTTGATTTGTAGAGACAgtgtggtaggggcggctggcaaaaccgcctctacaaaccatcgccaatcgcccctacaaatgcttagtGTAGTAGCGACTCCTCACACTATGAGACAGTAAGACACTCTTACAGAATATAGCAACAGCAATGACAAGAAAGCTCTTCCATTTGTCACATCACATGCATGTATGCCTATGGACTATGGCCGTGCATTATTCGGGGAGGTAACAGGTAAGTAACACTCTCCTCACATTATCAGGTACGCTTACAAAATACTGAAGCCCCTTGCCGCGATGGCGCGATCGACATAACATTATCGACAGAACTAGTATAACTTATATATTGTCAGCTAATCGAATAGCTGACTCGCTCAGAGCATAATAGCGGCGCTACAAGCAGCTAGACCCAGAGTGCCCCCGCATTGCGCAGCAGAGGGACGAGGTTGCCGCTGAGGTGGAGCGACATGACCTTGTCTGTGGAGCCGACGAGCCTGCCGCCGATGAACACTGCTGGTACACCGGCACTGCGGCCCAGTAGCCTCGCCAGTCCCTTCTCCATCTCCTTTCCCTGCGGGTCCTTGTCCAGCTCCACCACCATCGTGTTCACCCCGAGCTCGCGGAAGAGCTGCGTCACAGTGTGACACATGCAGCAGGAGCTCGTGCTGAAGATCACCACTGCACGCTGCGATGCCAGCCTTGTCACCTGGTCCATTAAGGGTCCTGTCGATCGTTCGCGAGAAATAAACAACCCTGCTTTAACAGAGTTGCTTCGAAGTGACTAATGTAAGCTAGGCTAGCTAGAGAAGATGTGCGATTTGCTTCTTGTATATCTGATGCTTTGAGTATTTGTGCTTGCTTGCTTAGGACTGGGTGCAGGGAGGCTAGTTTATATAGGCGTGGACATAAATGTGATGGCAAGAGAGCGAAGCTTTTTGCAGCGAACCGACGGGGAGGGTTTGGATAATTGCCAACGCTTTTTGGGTCGTGACTCACACCGAAGGGTTTAGTATGTACTAGTACGCAATATTTGGACTGCTGTAACAGTAGTGTAGCTACCTGATACTGAAACGGTTCGAGCTTGGATGTTGATAAGGCTTGGGGATCTTACTCAGCCTATCCTATATGGCTATATTCTTATTCGACTAGTCAGAAGACAGAGAAAGAAAGAATGAGATGTCGTGGAGGGATAATAAGCTCTTGGAGTACCAATCTCATTTTATATTTGACAACTGACATTCAGTGGTTGGACCATTCAATACTAATCTTTGAGGGTCTTTGTAATATGTCAGTAAAGTGTGGGATGAACTAAAGTTCATTAATAGAAATGAAACTATGATGTTTATAGTCTGGTACTTCATGCACAGATATCATTGTTGAAGTGGAAATCCATTTCTTCACGTTCGGATAATATCATCCTATACGTGGTCATAAATTCAGCGATATTGATGGTGGCCGCCACTACAGAAGTTGCCAAGTCAAATATAGAATCTTGTTAGAGTGAAGCCAAGTCAGCATGGGGGAAACAAGATACTATATAAATAAAGGCACTATATATGAACAGCATAGCATACCCATGGCCTGTATGACTAGTTCTTATCCTGTATGTCCAGAATCTCAACCAAAGCAAAGCCCTGATACCCCATCAGACATGGAAGAGGTATGCGATGCTGCGCTCCGAAGTCGCATTTTCTAATTAATAATCAATATATATTGGCCATAGAGGTGGCATTCTGTATGGATAAGGAGCATCTGAAAGAGGGTCGCGATTCCATGCAAAGTGGGTACCAAGATATCAGATATGTGGCAGCTTGAGAGGTGCTACTGAAAAGGAACCATGTGATGTGACACATGGTTATGGTATTTACAGAAAGAATGGCTACTCAAAATTGAATGCCAATTCCACTACAAAGAAATTTCAAGAATCTTTGATGAAATGGCATTCCCTGCTTATGTGAAATCGCTCGTATGCACAAGTATATATGTGTTCAGATCAACGATTAGAACTAATATCCTTTTAGCTGGTACGGTTTTACTCAATCACAGGCACAAGAATGAGAGACACGAAGAGTTTCTGAAGCCATCCTGTGGAGTTGCAGATAACATATAGGTTCATATCCTCTGGAGTTGCATTGGGAACATTACTTGGCTCGCATGTAATAATCAGTTATTAAAATAACTGtcaatcaatcaaatcaagtGATTAAACATGCAATATTAATGTGAAGAGGGAATGTAAAAGTAAGGGAATGTAAAAGTACATATACATAGAGAAAAGAACAACAGTCCAAGAGAAAAAGGTGTTACTTACCTGTAGCAAAACCTGCAACACCTGTAACACAAGAGCAGTTAGAATGGTAACACTATCTCTTTACATTGCTTAAGACATATTGATTTTGCAAATCGGTTGAACTATACATAATTTTCTTTACGATCAATTGCGTTGTCGCTGAAACATAGTGTCCATTACTAGGGTTTTTGACGATTTACTGTCTGTGTTGGAAAACTGGGTTTCCAGCACGTATGAAGCGGTGAATTGTTCGCCAGGGCGGAGGCCCTAGGCAAAGGCTGAAAAAGTAGTAGGTGGGCCCAAgcacaattagggtttcataaatgcatTCCCCCACCCCCTATACATAGGGTTTggttccccttttatagggctcTGTTTACTACCATCCCTTACATCTTTACCCCGCGCCAGCTTAGGTACATTCCAGGAATATCCTCGCACCTATACTAACCACCGAGGGCAATCTGGGCTTTCTCTTCTTGCACCGCCTCTGCTTCTTGGGCCTTAGCTTTTGGCCCATAGGGAGCCCATTTCCGGTTCAGGACCAAGACGTCATGGTCGTTTCCTTCGACAGGTGGAGATCGCCCGGCCTTCGCTTGAGCCGCCTTCGCCTCCACCTTGTTGTCCGCCTCGTCCTAGAGCCTTCACCTATATTTATCGAGCCTCTGCCACAAACCGCGCCCAGGAGCCTTCGCCGCCTTCTCCGCCGCGCCCGGGGGCCTTCGCCATACCGTCGATCGGGAGCGGAGGTTCCTTTGGGGTTCCTACACATCTCCTGCACAATCTGTTAGTGTAAGTTTCTATAGACCATAGTGGGATCTAACCTCCGCTACTCACATATCCATGTCCCAATAGTTTCCCCCTTGAGGGCATGGTCTAATGCGAGCGGGCCGTGACCCTCAATTTTGCCATTGATATTGAGTTGCGGAGGTTTCCCCCTTTCCCCCCTGGGTTGCCTGGATCAGACCGTTGCGATTGTGATATGTCACGTTCTTATTCTTTGCGTTGCTGAACGGATGTGACCATTGGGCGAGCCAAAGCGTCCGACCGTGGCCTATATAAGGGGGCGGTAGGTGAAGGCTCCCCCCACGCCACCTGAGCCATCGCTTCGCGTCTTTCGCTTTCTAAGCCTTCTTTCGCGCTTAGCCTTCGCTTGGTTGCGACCTGCCTACGTCCTTCTTTGTTCTTTCTAGTTATTTGGAGGTGGCTTCTACTGTTAGTCCTCCTCCTCGCTAGGCTACCATCTTTGGTCCCTACTCCTGTCTTCTTGGTGTTAGGGCTAGCGGATGGTCTGCGTGCTTTGAGGAGTGTATGGTTGCTATTGCGGAGGCCTAAGAGGTTGAGGAGGGTTTGGGTAGTGTTGATGCTTCAGTTGGTGATTTAGTTGGTGCTAAAGAAGCGGAGGTCATGGCTGGCAAGACCTAGGATTTTGGGCCTTCGTTCATGACGACAAAGATGATCCTTGAACTAGAGAAGGATGGTTGTGTTCCTCAGGGCAGGGCTAAGCTTCTACAGGGCGAGACGGTCCCTACGCCTGGTAAGGATTATGCTGTCATCTTTAAGGATTACTTCTCCTGTGGCCTTCACCTTCCCTCTGTTCGGTTCCTTGTGAAGTACTGGAGGAGTTGATGTTCAGATTCACCATCTTACTCCTAAAGGCCTTCTTACTTTGAGTAAATTTTGCTAGGCTTGCGAGTCTTATGGTGCTGAGCCGGATCTGGACACTTTCTGTGAATACTACAAACTTTAGCGCTAGCCTAAGAAAGTGGGTGATGATGAGCTTATTGCTCAGTATGGCAGCTGCGCATTCATGGCGAAGAGGCAGCAAGGGGATTCTAGGTTGGAGATTTCATACTGCTAGAAGAACAAGTGGAATAAGGATTGGATGCGTTATTGGTTTTATGTGCAGACCTTCGGCGTTACCTCTACCCATGAGGATGGGAAGAAGGTAACTAGATATCCTCTTGCCTCTGTTATGACAGAGATGAAAGCCTTTGACAAAGGTAGCACCTTGTAGTGAGATTACCCCTCACAGACAGGCTTGTAACAAGGCCTTCGCTTTAGCCTGCCAGTACTCCAGAGGCCATGATCTTATGGAGGAGATGGTAGCTGCAAAGTTCTGGCCTCTTGGCAAATCTAGGCCTTCGTTCAAAGTGGAGATGGTGCACCTCCCTATTTACGGTCTAGCTGATGGAATCCCTTTTCCCCATTTTGGGATAAAGCTATAGGAGGATGAAACTCCAGAGGAGTTTGCTACTATCATGGAGCAAGAGGTGTGAGAAATTGTTGGTGATATTTCTAACAAGGAGTTTCTCGCGCGGAGGTCCACTGCGCGCATGATGCCTCGGCTCAACCATGTGTTTGAAGAGTTGGGGATACACCACGAGGAACACAAGGTTCCTACGAAGGTGCTGAGGTCTATTGAGGCTAAGGCCAAGAAGGCTGTTGTGAAGAATAATACCACAGCGGCTGAGTCAAACAAAAGGAGAGGTATCGGTGCTACGAAGGCCGTCAGCAAGAAGCAGAAGATTGGGGCCACTTCCATCGGTGCTTCTACAGACGCCACTAAGGAAGTCGTGAAGAGTGTTCATGGGGGCTCTGCTTCTATGGCTGTCGGCATGGAGAGCGATCATTCCACAGCCTCCGCTGACCTTGGAGGGGATGATTTTGTTCAATCCGCTCTTAGAGGGATGGGGGCTAGCT
Coding sequences within:
- the LOC136452195 gene encoding glutaredoxin-C1-like, giving the protein MDQVTRLASQRAVVIFSTSSCCMCHTVTQLFRELGVNTMVVELDKDPQGKEMEKGLARLLGRSAGVPAVFIGGRLVGSTDKVMSLHLSGNLVPLLRNAGALWV